A stretch of Rhizobium glycinendophyticum DNA encodes these proteins:
- a CDS encoding carbohydrate ABC transporter permease: MATRQTQTLARLMMAPSVVLLFIWMIVPLIVTLWFSFQQYNPLNPMRDGFVGFANYALFYSNPAFLSSIINTLLIVGSVLLITVIGGILLSLLLDQPIFGQGIVRILVISPFFVMPPVAALVWKNMIMHPSYGVFADIARFLGVQPVDWFAQYPLFSVIIIVAWQWLPFATLILLTALQSLDREQMEAAEMDGANFLARFWHLTLPHMSRAITVVILIQTIFLLAVYAEILVTTNGGPGYASTNLPFLVYQKASLEFKIGQASAGGIIAVILANIVAFFAMRAVGKNLDR, from the coding sequence ATGGCTACGCGACAGACCCAAACGCTTGCCCGGCTGATGATGGCGCCGTCCGTGGTTTTGCTGTTCATCTGGATGATCGTACCGCTTATCGTCACCCTGTGGTTTTCGTTTCAGCAGTACAATCCGCTGAACCCGATGCGTGACGGCTTTGTGGGTTTTGCCAACTACGCGCTGTTCTACTCGAATCCCGCCTTCCTCTCTTCGATCATTAATACGCTGCTGATCGTCGGCAGCGTTCTCCTGATCACGGTCATCGGCGGCATCCTTTTGTCCCTGCTGCTCGACCAGCCGATCTTCGGCCAGGGTATCGTGCGCATCCTGGTGATCTCGCCGTTCTTCGTCATGCCACCGGTTGCGGCACTGGTCTGGAAGAACATGATCATGCATCCGAGCTACGGTGTTTTTGCCGACATAGCGCGCTTTCTGGGTGTGCAGCCCGTGGACTGGTTCGCGCAATATCCGCTTTTCTCAGTCATCATCATCGTCGCCTGGCAATGGCTGCCCTTTGCGACACTGATCCTGCTGACCGCCCTGCAATCACTCGATCGCGAACAGATGGAAGCGGCCGAAATGGACGGAGCCAACTTCCTTGCGCGTTTCTGGCACCTGACGCTCCCGCATATGTCGCGGGCGATCACCGTCGTCATCCTGATCCAGACGATCTTCCTTCTGGCCGTCTATGCAGAAATCCTAGTGACCACCAATGGCGGCCCGGGCTATGCCTCCACGAACCTGCCCTTCCTGGTTTACCAGAAGGCCTCGCTCGAGTTCAAAATCGGCCAGGCATCGGCCGGAGGCATTATTGCCGTCATCCTTGCCAATATCGTCGCCTTCTTCGCCATGCGCGCGGTCGGCAAGAACCTGGACCGCTGA
- a CDS encoding ABC transporter substrate-binding protein: MTLKTILLGACSALALAGMASAETLTIATVNNGDMIRMQGLTSEFTAANPDIQVEWVTLEENVLRERVTTDIATKGGQYDVMTIGTYEVPIWAKQNWLLPLDNLGADYDAADIIPAISGGLTVDGKLYAAPFYGESSFIMYRKDLMEKAGLTMPDAPTWDFVADAARKMTDRATGVNGICLRGKAGWGENMAFLTAMSNSFGARWFDENWKPQFDQPEWKNTLDFYVNLMKDAGPVGASSNGFNENLALFQQGKCGMWIDATVAASFVSNPKDSTVADKVSYALAPDTGLGKRGNWLWAWSLAVPAGTQKAEAAQKFVSWATSKAYLELVASKEGWANVPPGTRSSLYANPEYQKAAPFAKMTLDSINAADPTKPTVKPVPYVGVQFVAIPEFQGLGTTVGQLFSAALAGQMSVDDALKQAQDASTATMTEGGYIK; this comes from the coding sequence ATGACATTGAAGACGATTCTGCTGGGCGCCTGCTCAGCGCTGGCACTTGCCGGCATGGCCTCGGCCGAAACACTCACCATTGCGACCGTAAACAACGGCGACATGATCCGCATGCAGGGGCTGACGAGCGAATTCACTGCGGCCAACCCCGACATTCAGGTCGAATGGGTGACGCTGGAAGAAAACGTTCTGCGTGAACGCGTCACGACCGATATTGCCACCAAGGGTGGCCAGTACGACGTGATGACGATCGGCACCTACGAAGTTCCGATCTGGGCCAAGCAGAACTGGCTTCTTCCGCTCGACAATCTCGGCGCAGACTATGATGCAGCCGATATCATCCCGGCGATTTCAGGTGGTCTGACCGTTGACGGCAAGCTTTATGCAGCTCCGTTCTACGGCGAAAGCTCGTTCATCATGTACCGCAAGGATTTGATGGAAAAGGCGGGGCTCACCATGCCTGATGCGCCGACCTGGGACTTTGTTGCAGACGCCGCCCGCAAGATGACCGACCGCGCCACCGGCGTGAACGGCATCTGCCTTCGCGGCAAGGCCGGCTGGGGCGAGAACATGGCCTTCCTCACCGCCATGTCCAACTCGTTTGGCGCCCGCTGGTTTGACGAAAACTGGAAGCCCCAGTTCGACCAGCCCGAATGGAAGAACACGCTCGACTTCTACGTCAACCTGATGAAGGACGCAGGCCCGGTCGGCGCTTCCTCCAACGGCTTCAACGAAAACCTGGCTCTGTTCCAGCAGGGCAAGTGCGGCATGTGGATCGACGCGACCGTTGCGGCTTCCTTCGTGTCCAACCCGAAGGACTCCACCGTCGCTGACAAGGTGAGCTATGCACTCGCTCCCGACACCGGTCTCGGCAAGCGCGGCAACTGGCTCTGGGCATGGTCACTGGCTGTTCCGGCCGGCACGCAGAAGGCAGAAGCCGCTCAGAAGTTTGTTTCCTGGGCAACCAGCAAGGCATATCTCGAGCTCGTTGCTTCCAAGGAAGGCTGGGCCAACGTTCCTCCGGGCACGCGTTCATCGCTCTACGCTAACCCAGAGTACCAGAAGGCCGCTCCGTTTGCGAAGATGACGCTCGACTCGATCAACGCTGCCGACCCAACCAAGCCGACCGTCAAGCCGGTGCCTTATGTTGGTGTCCAGTTCGTCGCCATTCCTGAATTCCAGGGCCTTGGCACGACCGTCGGCCAGCTCTTCTCGGCGGCTCTTGCCGGCCAGATGAGCGTTGACGACGCGCTGAAGCAGGCACAGGACGCATCGACCGCGACGATGACGGAAGGCGGCTACATCAAGTAA
- a CDS encoding sugar-binding transcriptional regulator — MARRSEGQTRLDDAARAGWLYYVSGRTQDEIAALMGISRQSAQRLVSLSIAERLIKVRLDHPIAACLELAEALKNRYGLRQVEIVPSDPESESATVGLAEAGAAELERWLKQSDPLVVAMGTGRTLRAMIHQLSPMECPQHKIVSLTGNISPDGSAAYFNVIFSMADAIKAPHYPMPLPVIVSSPEEKLLLHAQPLVAPTIALGQKSNVTFVGVGDMALNAPLLVDGFLKRDEMEDLLKAGAVGEICGWIFGGDGKLLDHPVNERVASLNIPSRESSTVIAIARGKRKHAAVHAAVRGGHVNGLITDEDTARLLLKR; from the coding sequence ATGGCGCGGCGCAGTGAAGGACAGACGAGACTGGACGATGCGGCACGCGCGGGCTGGCTCTACTATGTCTCAGGTCGGACGCAGGACGAAATCGCGGCACTAATGGGTATTTCCCGGCAAAGCGCCCAGCGTCTCGTCTCACTTTCCATCGCGGAGCGCCTGATCAAGGTTCGTCTCGACCACCCGATTGCCGCATGCCTGGAACTCGCCGAAGCGCTGAAGAACCGGTATGGTTTGCGGCAGGTGGAGATCGTGCCTTCCGATCCCGAATCGGAGTCTGCCACGGTGGGCCTTGCCGAAGCCGGGGCAGCGGAACTGGAGCGCTGGCTGAAGCAGTCCGATCCGCTCGTCGTTGCCATGGGAACAGGGCGCACACTGCGCGCGATGATCCACCAATTGTCGCCAATGGAATGTCCGCAGCACAAGATCGTCTCTTTGACGGGGAACATCAGCCCCGATGGATCTGCGGCCTATTTCAACGTCATCTTCTCCATGGCTGATGCGATCAAGGCGCCGCACTATCCCATGCCGCTGCCGGTCATTGTCTCCTCACCGGAGGAGAAACTGCTGCTGCATGCGCAGCCACTGGTCGCACCGACGATTGCGCTGGGGCAGAAATCGAATGTGACCTTTGTCGGCGTGGGCGACATGGCGCTGAATGCTCCCCTTCTGGTCGATGGCTTCCTGAAGCGCGACGAAATGGAGGACCTGCTCAAAGCCGGGGCGGTTGGCGAAATCTGCGGCTGGATCTTCGGCGGGGACGGAAAGCTGCTCGACCATCCGGTCAACGAGCGGGTCGCCAGTCTGAATATTCCCTCCCGCGAAAGTTCGACCGTGATCGCCATTGCGCGCGGCAAACGCAAGCACGCTGCCGTCCATGCGGCAGTCCGGGGTGGTCACGTCAATGGCCTGATCACAGACGAAGATACAGCTCGATTGCTGCTGAAGCGCTGA